CGAGCACCAGCCCGTGATGGCCAGCTCGTTCTGCTGGGCGGGGGTGGCGATGACCTCGTAGAAGGTCGCCGCATCGATGACGTTCAGCTCGACGTTGATGCCCACCGCCCCGAGGGACTGCTGCACGGACTCCGCCTGGGCCTGCCACTTCGGCAGCGCCCGGACGTCGAGGGTCAGCGTCAGCTCGCCCTCGGCGATGCCCGCCTCCGCCAGGAGTTCGATCGCCAGGTCCTGATCCGTCGGGTAGAGGTCGAACTCCTGCCGTTCTGGCACCGACGGCGTGAGCATCGTGTGCGCCGGTTCGGCCATCGCCGGGCCGCCGGTGGCGGTGACGACGCTCTCCTTGTCGACCGCGTGGTTGATGGCCTGCCGCACCCGGACGTCGGACAACGCCTCGTGGCTGTTGTTCATCGACATGTACATGGTGCAGGTGGGCAGCGAGCGGACGGTGCGCTGCTGGAACGCCGGATCGGACATGACCTGGGCGAGGGAGGCAGGCTGCAGGCCGTTGGTGCTCGACGCCATCGCGTTCGCGTCAGCGCCCTGCCCGGAGACCATCCGCTGGTCGACCGTGTTGCCGTCGATCCCGAAGAGGAACTCGTAGCCGTCCGGCGACGCGGCGCGGGTCTCGTCGGTCGCCGGGTCCCACTCCTCGTTGCGGACGAGCGTGAGGCGTTCGCCCCGCGTGTACTCCTCCACCCGGTACGGACCGGACGAGATGGGCTGCTCATCCAGCTGGTCCACCGTCACCTCGCCCACCGGGAACGGCGTGAAGGGCTGGGTGGCGGCGACGGCGTCGAAACCGGCCAGCGGCCCCTGAAGGGTGAACACGATCGTCTTGTCGTCCGGCGTCTGGATGGAGTCCAGGCCCTCCGGCGCCGCGTAGACGCCTGCGTACTCCCTGGCTCCGTCGATGATCTCGTGGAAGTCCGAGCCGATCGCCAACGCGGGGTCCAGGGACCGTTCGATGCCGTACTTCACGTCGGCCGAGGTGATCTCGCGGCCGTCCTCGTACCGCAGTCCGTCCTTGAGCGTGTACGTCCACTCGGTGGCGTCCTCGTTGGACTCCCCCGGGCCGACGGCCAGGTCGCCCACGATCTCCAGCTCGCCGGTCTCCTCGTCGTAGACGAAGTCGGTGAGCTGGCGATAGATCAGCTCGTAGACGTTGTTGACATTGCCGTCGTTGCCCATCGCCGGATCGAGGTGGGAGAGGTCGACGGTGCCCAGCACGGTCACGATGCCGCCCTGCTCGGTCTCCCCGGTGTTGAGGGCGAAGCCGCCGTCGGTGGTGACGACGTCGTCGGCGTCGTCTCCGGACCCGCCGCATGCGGTGAGTGTCAGCGCGGCGACCGTACAGATTCCGATCGCGGCGCGTGCTCTGCGATGTGTGGCCATGATTCCTTCACTCCCGGATGCGTCGGGGGGTACTTGAGTGCCCTGAAGAGAGCGGGTGCTGCGAGATCAGGTGGTGCGGAAGAGGGGGTGCCGCGGTGGGCATCACCCGGCTCGGAGCCAGACCCGCATGGCGCCGGGTCCCCGGTTGGCCCACAGCCGGTACGGCACGAGGTCGACGGTGGTCGGCTCTCCCGCCGGTTCCGGCTCGTCGGCCGTCCCGAGCACCGGGTACAGCTCGGCGGACGTCGACGGTCGCGTTCGGACGTCCACTGCGATGCGGAGGACGTCGGTGTCGGGATCAGAACCGAGCCGGTCGACGCGGACGCGGGCGGAGCCGAGGTCGGCGGGGCTCAGGACGATGTCGTCGAGCGGAACCTGCTGGTCCTGCTGCTCGGCGCAGTAGACGACGGGTCCTCTGGCGACGGCGATCGAGCCTCGGAGCGCGTCGACCGCCGGGTGCGCGCCGTGGAGGCGCACCGGCATGGGCAGGTCGAGTTCGACGACGGTGCCGGGTACCCAGTCATGACGCAGCCGAAGCCAGCCGTCGACGGCCTCGACCGGCACCTCCTCGCCTGCGACCCGGGCGGTCGCGCCGTCGGCCCAGGCGGGAATCCGCAGGGCGAGTTCCGCACCCGGTTCGGCGCGGCCGACCGTCAGGGTGACTCGCCCGTCGTCCGGGTAGGCGGTCCGGATGCTCACTGCGATCCGCTCGGTGTCGACGTCGGCGTCGGCGTAGACGATCACCCCGACGCCGGTCTGGGTGGCGACGGCCAAGTGGTCCGGCAGCTCGGCCATCCAGCGGATGACGTTCGGCGGGCAGCACGCGCACCCGAACCACTCGCGGCGCGGCGGCGATCCGGCCGGGGCGCCGCCGCCCTGCCGGTGTTCGGGACGACGCTGCAGCGGATTGTCGTAGGAGAAGGCGGTGCCCCGCTGGGAGAGCGCCACCGCGTAGGCGTTGTACAAGATCCGCTCGAACACGTCGCCGTACCGCGCGTCCCCGGTGGCCAGCAGCAGGCGC
The Actinoalloteichus fjordicus DNA segment above includes these coding regions:
- a CDS encoding ABC transporter substrate-binding protein, with product MATHRRARAAIGICTVAALTLTACGGSGDDADDVVTTDGGFALNTGETEQGGIVTVLGTVDLSHLDPAMGNDGNVNNVYELIYRQLTDFVYDEETGELEIVGDLAVGPGESNEDATEWTYTLKDGLRYEDGREITSADVKYGIERSLDPALAIGSDFHEIIDGAREYAGVYAAPEGLDSIQTPDDKTIVFTLQGPLAGFDAVAATQPFTPFPVGEVTVDQLDEQPISSGPYRVEEYTRGERLTLVRNEEWDPATDETRAASPDGYEFLFGIDGNTVDQRMVSGQGADANAMASSTNGLQPASLAQVMSDPAFQQRTVRSLPTCTMYMSMNNSHEALSDVRVRQAINHAVDKESVVTATGGPAMAEPAHTMLTPSVPERQEFDLYPTDQDLAIELLAEAGIAEGELTLTLDVRALPKWQAQAESVQQSLGAVGINVELNVIDAATFYEVIATPAQQNELAITGWCSSWMSGYPLLTPLFDGDNVTDTGNTNISQFDESVINDRFDEIEAIADVDEQNVAYGELDREIMEFAPVVPLVRETPLQMVGENIGNAFASSARSGYVDYSSVGLKNPQG